A stretch of Amycolatopsis balhimycina FH 1894 DNA encodes these proteins:
- a CDS encoding restriction endonuclease, producing the protein MRKTVRVLPDMDRWRQLISEYGQLQQLTGHTPQTRGQRFNNMIAELLQCWGIQATANVRAAGEIDVAFAIDGVRFVVEAKWEKTKADTGRIAKLQKRVRQRLSGTYGVFLSMSGYSPEALDDIADGDRLEVLLLSIEHWEAMLGGLVPPQELFNLVRDRASFYGEPYTPLAQLFAPAEIPDIRFGPPSEMTDGPLLEAVDGLDAQVVLSGIESGQLGIACHGQNSLLVTTEHGILDVDFEAHRVTMAAPVPDCQRNVLANEDGSIVFLRRSGVGLFRDGQITTVGGGLSGNSCLCRHPDGSLWIFDNGGLLDHSASVTRLDNKLGLQKRHKINYSPANAFTSAWLSADALLTVGNAGYLVSSPATDQESRHTDAQSNPMGLIALDETSFLTVGDSVSLRWTEIETWTSRELARVALAPSVTELALAVNGDLYLAAYQATTSRGRMSFAVIRARLPPELGDIGLHADLAMATVATRPITDTSKKEMGDRPTPGPLPKNRQKSSDPGAVSGPTASNSSGDTVPSDRMTPEQRGTALRTGDDVGTPFPGPPAPLPKRMNAVLRLFDAPVYQDWLFWFMLAWAALDFVSVLTLGPPSGLPRWLTALIGAAFFTLVCGLVPAWIRLRLRRRRHGHGWTATKQK; encoded by the coding sequence ATGCGCAAGACTGTCCGGGTGTTACCTGACATGGACCGATGGCGGCAACTCATCAGTGAGTACGGGCAGCTACAGCAGCTAACCGGGCACACACCTCAGACACGTGGTCAGCGCTTCAACAACATGATCGCTGAACTCCTACAATGTTGGGGCATCCAGGCCACGGCCAATGTCCGAGCCGCCGGCGAGATCGACGTCGCGTTCGCCATCGACGGCGTCCGCTTCGTCGTCGAGGCCAAGTGGGAGAAGACCAAGGCGGACACCGGACGTATCGCCAAGCTGCAGAAACGCGTCCGGCAGCGCTTGTCCGGCACCTACGGTGTATTCCTCTCCATGTCGGGCTACAGCCCAGAAGCTCTCGACGATATAGCCGACGGCGACCGGCTCGAAGTGCTCCTCCTGAGCATCGAACACTGGGAAGCCATGCTCGGCGGACTGGTGCCGCCACAGGAGCTGTTCAACCTGGTTCGCGATCGGGCCTCGTTCTACGGTGAGCCGTACACGCCCCTCGCCCAGTTGTTCGCGCCCGCCGAGATACCCGACATCCGCTTCGGGCCGCCGAGCGAGATGACTGACGGCCCCCTGCTTGAAGCTGTCGACGGTTTGGACGCGCAGGTCGTTCTGTCCGGCATCGAATCCGGTCAACTCGGGATCGCCTGTCACGGCCAGAACAGTCTGCTGGTGACGACTGAACACGGAATTCTCGACGTCGACTTCGAGGCGCACAGGGTGACAATGGCTGCACCGGTGCCTGACTGCCAGCGGAACGTGCTAGCCAACGAGGACGGATCGATCGTGTTTCTCCGTCGATCCGGCGTGGGGCTCTTTCGCGATGGCCAGATCACGACAGTCGGTGGCGGTCTCTCTGGGAACAGCTGCCTATGCCGGCATCCAGATGGCAGTCTTTGGATCTTCGACAACGGCGGGCTGCTCGACCACAGCGCCTCCGTAACCAGACTGGACAACAAGCTCGGCCTTCAAAAAAGGCATAAAATAAATTACTCGCCCGCCAATGCATTCACCTCGGCGTGGCTTTCTGCCGATGCGTTACTGACGGTCGGAAACGCAGGTTATCTTGTCTCGTCGCCAGCGACCGATCAGGAGTCACGGCATACCGACGCGCAGTCGAATCCCATGGGATTGATCGCGCTCGATGAGACCTCCTTCCTGACCGTTGGCGACAGCGTTTCCCTTCGCTGGACTGAGATTGAAACATGGACCAGTCGAGAGTTAGCGCGAGTCGCGCTAGCGCCCTCGGTCACTGAGCTTGCGTTGGCAGTCAACGGTGACCTGTACCTAGCCGCCTACCAGGCTACGACTAGCCGTGGCCGCATGTCGTTTGCTGTCATTCGCGCGCGGTTGCCACCCGAGCTGGGCGATATCGGACTACACGCGGATCTCGCGATGGCGACTGTTGCCACACGGCCCATAACTGATACCAGCAAGAAAGAAATGGGCGATCGTCCGACTCCCGGTCCGCTGCCGAAGAACCGTCAGAAGAGTAGCGACCCAGGCGCAGTTTCTGGCCCGACCGCATCAAATTCATCAGGCGATACAGTCCCTTCCGACAGAATGACGCCAGAACAAAGAGGGACCGCACTCCGGACTGGCGACGATGTCGGTACTCCATTTCCGGGTCCGCCGGCGCCGTTGCCGAAGCGGATGAACGCAGTGCTGCGACTGTTCGACGCGCCGGTCTATCAGGACTGGTTGTTCTGGTTCATGCTGGCATGGGCCGCGCTCGACTTCGTGTCAGTACTGACACTCGGTCCGCCGAGCGGCCTGCCCAGATGGCTGACCGCGCTGATCGGCGCCGCATTCTTTACCCTGGTGTGCGGACTTGTCCCAGCGTGGATCCGCCTCAGACTTCGACGTCGGCGCCACGGTCACGGCTGGACGGCCACGAAGCAGAAGTAG
- the cas6e gene encoding type I-E CRISPR-associated protein Cas6/Cse3/CasE, which translates to MFLSKLTINVHSRTFRRDYANVHDMHRTLMSVYPDVPADTPKRQAHGVLWRLDSNRGSYVQYVQSHTRPDWGKLPDGHLTAPAEIRTLQPVLDAITAGRKLAFRFVANPTKCDNKTRQRIPLRQPADQIDWLIRQGQTHGFVIPATAAGPDIAITPTATITGRKNEPSKITIEPVRFDGHLIVTDPAAFTDAFSNGIGRAKAYGCGLISLASPRID; encoded by the coding sequence GTGTTCCTGAGCAAACTCACTATCAACGTGCATTCGCGCACCTTCCGCCGCGACTACGCCAACGTCCACGACATGCATCGGACCCTGATGTCGGTCTATCCCGACGTCCCCGCCGACACCCCGAAACGGCAAGCCCACGGTGTGCTCTGGCGCCTGGACAGCAACCGTGGCAGCTACGTCCAATATGTCCAAAGTCACACACGCCCCGACTGGGGCAAACTCCCCGACGGACACCTGACCGCACCCGCCGAAATTCGCACCCTACAGCCGGTTCTCGACGCCATCACCGCCGGCCGGAAACTTGCATTCCGCTTCGTCGCCAATCCCACCAAGTGCGACAACAAGACCCGCCAGCGCATTCCTCTCCGTCAACCGGCCGACCAGATCGACTGGCTGATCCGCCAAGGCCAAACCCATGGCTTCGTCATCCCCGCCACCGCAGCCGGACCCGACATCGCCATTACCCCCACCGCCACCATCACCGGACGCAAAAATGAACCAAGCAAGATCACCATCGAACCCGTCCGGTTCGACGGACACCTCATCGTCACCGACCCCGCCGCCTTCACCGACGCCTTCAGCAACGGCATCGGACGCGCCAAAGCCTACGGCTGTGGGCTGATTAGCCTCGCATCGCCGCGAATTGATTAA
- a CDS encoding recombinase family protein, whose translation MGADRNRHRTRGAWTLRTVAVILTNPRYTGRQTWNRRATDTSGPAATPALSAKPAHRALVTEQDFIAAQQIRAARPTTDGHAHRFALAGLIHCGVCDRRLDSHWNHRRPTYRCRHSHTSTQRAGQGRAKTLYIREDHLVEEISIRLGDEGNDGHATPELDRIRHRRVAAALRDSGKIIVCDSVGWRLQEIDSS comes from the coding sequence CTGGGCGCGGACCGCAACCGCCACCGGACACGCGGGGCCTGGACTTTGCGCACGGTCGCCGTGATCCTGACGAATCCGCGCTACACCGGCCGCCAGACCTGGAACCGCCGCGCCACCGACACCAGCGGCCCAGCCGCAACGCCGGCCCTGTCGGCGAAGCCTGCACATCGTGCGCTCGTCACCGAGCAGGACTTCATCGCCGCTCAGCAGATCCGGGCGGCCCGACCAACCACCGACGGCCACGCTCACCGCTTCGCCCTGGCCGGTTTGATCCACTGCGGTGTTTGCGACCGGCGGCTGGACTCGCACTGGAACCATCGGCGTCCGACCTACCGGTGCCGCCACAGTCACACCAGCACCCAACGCGCGGGCCAAGGGCGAGCGAAGACGCTCTACATCCGCGAGGACCACCTCGTCGAGGAGATCAGCATCCGGCTCGGAGATGAAGGCAACGACGGCCATGCCACACCGGAGCTTGACCGAATACGACACAGACGTGTGGCAGCAGCGCTGCGCGACTCAGGAAAGATCATCGTCTGTGACAGCGTCGGATGGCGACTACAGGAGATCGATTCAAGCTGA
- a CDS encoding cellulose-binding domain-containing protein, translating to MVLGSLVIIAVTSDSSPARQTALAADPLAPATTTPRAVPSTPASSASPAPVPTVLRQSATSASATSSAPSTPSTSQAAPPPVRIASCTVHYAVTDQWNNGFTASVAVTNTGSETLSPWTAGWTFTAGQRVTHSWNGDYSQSGSRVTMNAVSYNLTLAPGATVDIGFNGAFDHGNPAPGGFTLNGARCGIV from the coding sequence GTGGTTCTGGGCAGTCTCGTGATCATTGCCGTCACCTCCGACAGCTCGCCGGCGCGGCAAACCGCGCTCGCGGCCGACCCGCTCGCTCCCGCGACCACGACTCCGCGGGCCGTGCCCAGCACCCCTGCCTCCAGTGCCAGTCCGGCGCCGGTACCCACTGTGCTGCGGCAGAGCGCCACCTCCGCCTCGGCGACCTCCTCCGCGCCGTCGACCCCGTCCACGTCGCAAGCCGCGCCCCCGCCCGTCCGGATCGCTTCGTGCACCGTGCACTACGCCGTGACCGATCAGTGGAACAACGGCTTCACCGCGAGCGTCGCCGTCACCAACACCGGCAGCGAGACGCTCTCGCCGTGGACCGCCGGGTGGACCTTCACCGCCGGCCAGCGGGTCACGCACAGCTGGAACGGCGACTACTCGCAGAGCGGCTCCCGGGTCACCATGAACGCCGTCTCCTACAACCTGACCCTCGCTCCCGGCGCGACCGTCGACATCGGATTCAACGGCGCCTTCGACCACGGCAACCCTGCTCCCGGCGGGTTCACCCTCAACGGCGCCCGCTGCGGCATCGTCTGA
- a CDS encoding DUF3156 family protein, with product MEGIDPTGALRRLQEVVAAARTGSADPDQLLTALSGLRLLREELAGWEPELITAARAAGASWVALAPALGVASRQAAERRYLRLQPSHTGERTGEARVDAERDRRAGDRAVADWARRNSAILRQLAGRVSALDGLGPAADRIGAALGDDDPARLLPPLAAAQPHLTGALAEQLGEISAHTDQLRRDAAGNRRARD from the coding sequence ATGGAAGGGATCGATCCCACCGGCGCGCTGCGCCGGCTCCAGGAGGTGGTCGCGGCCGCCCGGACGGGCTCGGCGGACCCGGACCAGTTGCTGACCGCGTTGTCCGGGCTTCGCCTGCTGCGCGAGGAACTCGCGGGCTGGGAACCGGAGCTGATCACCGCGGCGAGGGCGGCCGGTGCCAGCTGGGTGGCGCTGGCCCCGGCGCTGGGCGTCGCGAGCCGCCAGGCCGCGGAACGGCGTTACCTGCGGCTGCAGCCGTCGCACACGGGGGAGAGGACGGGGGAGGCGCGGGTCGACGCGGAGCGTGACCGGCGGGCGGGCGACCGGGCCGTCGCGGACTGGGCCCGGCGCAACTCCGCCATCCTGCGCCAGCTCGCGGGCCGGGTGAGCGCACTCGACGGCCTCGGGCCGGCGGCCGACCGCATCGGCGCGGCCCTCGGCGACGACGACCCGGCGCGGCTGCTCCCGCCGCTGGCCGCCGCGCAGCCGCACCTGACCGGCGCCCTGGCCGAGCAGCTGGGGGAGATCTCGGCCCACACCGACCAGCTCCGCCGCGACGCCGCCGGGAACCGCCGCGCACGGGATTGA
- a CDS encoding Hsp20/alpha crystallin family protein, with protein MVMRTDPFRDLDRFAQQVFGAPGTWSKPSAMPMDAYRAGDEFVVCFDLPGVDPGAIELDVERNVLTVKAERRPLPTGDDVRMQVSERPLGVFSRQLFLGDTLDTEHITAGYEAGVLTLRIPVAEKAKPRRIEIDGAGDRKEIKA; from the coding sequence ATGGTGATGCGCACCGACCCGTTCCGCGACCTCGACCGGTTCGCCCAGCAGGTTTTCGGCGCCCCCGGCACCTGGTCGAAGCCGTCCGCGATGCCCATGGACGCCTACCGCGCCGGCGACGAGTTCGTGGTCTGCTTCGACCTGCCCGGTGTCGATCCCGGCGCGATCGAGCTGGACGTCGAGCGCAACGTCCTCACCGTCAAGGCCGAGCGACGGCCCCTTCCGACCGGTGACGACGTCCGGATGCAGGTCTCCGAACGGCCGCTGGGCGTGTTCTCCCGCCAGTTGTTCCTCGGCGACACCCTGGACACCGAGCACATCACCGCCGGCTACGAGGCCGGCGTGCTGACCCTGCGCATCCCGGTCGCCGAAAAGGCCAAGCCGCGGCGCATCGAAATCGACGGCGCCGGCGACCGCAAGGAGATCAAGGCCTGA
- a CDS encoding ANTAR domain-containing protein: MTATAMIADQAPVTVLLAELLERIDPDVFADERWPSLTLSGLIEYHPSLAADWSRVRGVAAVPAIWDADSSLVLSVALDRPATQETVNVLRRHERLAAMALVVAEAARPDRTGQMLEFLQSRAALEEAKGIVIALRRCDPDEAWATPRRASQEFNVKVRELAVALVELLAGAPASQPDGDRAIRPGPLARHAAQQVLRALEGARPARN, translated from the coding sequence TTGACCGCAACAGCCATGATCGCCGACCAGGCCCCGGTGACCGTATTGCTGGCGGAGCTGCTGGAACGGATCGACCCCGACGTCTTCGCCGACGAACGCTGGCCGTCGCTGACGTTGAGCGGCCTGATCGAGTACCACCCTTCCCTCGCCGCGGACTGGTCGCGCGTCCGCGGTGTCGCGGCCGTACCGGCCATCTGGGACGCCGACAGCAGCCTGGTGCTGTCCGTGGCACTCGACCGTCCCGCCACCCAGGAGACGGTGAACGTGTTGCGGCGCCACGAAAGGCTCGCCGCGATGGCACTGGTCGTCGCCGAAGCGGCGCGGCCGGACCGGACCGGCCAGATGCTGGAGTTCCTGCAGTCGCGAGCCGCGCTGGAGGAGGCCAAGGGCATCGTCATCGCCCTGCGCCGCTGCGACCCCGACGAAGCCTGGGCCACGCCGCGGCGGGCGAGCCAGGAGTTCAACGTCAAGGTGCGTGAACTCGCCGTCGCGCTGGTCGAACTGCTCGCCGGGGCCCCGGCGAGCCAGCCGGACGGCGACCGGGCGATCCGCCCGGGCCCGCTCGCGCGTCATGCCGCCCAGCAGGTGCTGCGCGCGCTCGAAGGAGCCCGTCCGGCGCGAAACTGA
- a CDS encoding nitroreductase family deazaflavin-dependent oxidoreductase has product MTSAQSYRRMVNAGNKIVVGLQRLGVAFGPMQLLTVPGRRTGVPRTFPIAVIPLDGDRYIVQAYPKAAWVANVRAAAEVTLTRGRRSSAARLAELPVEERRPVLRKLVETSPPSVGKRFVTTGLAEAPTPDGVAAAAGRIAVFRVERA; this is encoded by the coding sequence ATGACATCAGCACAGAGCTACCGCCGGATGGTCAACGCCGGCAACAAGATCGTCGTGGGACTGCAGCGGCTCGGTGTCGCCTTCGGCCCGATGCAGCTGCTCACGGTGCCCGGGCGGCGCACCGGCGTCCCGCGCACGTTCCCGATCGCGGTCATCCCCCTCGACGGCGACCGCTACATCGTCCAGGCCTACCCGAAGGCGGCCTGGGTGGCGAACGTGCGGGCCGCGGCCGAAGTGACGCTCACCCGTGGCCGGCGCTCGTCCGCCGCACGGCTGGCCGAGCTGCCGGTCGAGGAGCGGCGGCCCGTCCTGCGCAAGCTGGTGGAGACGAGCCCGCCGAGCGTGGGGAAGCGGTTCGTCACGACCGGCCTCGCGGAAGCGCCGACACCGGACGGGGTCGCGGCGGCAGCCGGCCGTATCGCGGTCTTCCGCGTCGAACGGGCCTGA
- a CDS encoding MFS transporter — protein sequence MTTALSRPRAARFATFMFFGLNGFGMGMWVVHIPNVERATGISHSTLGALLLVLGGAAFAGMQVAGPLADRLGHRRLVPAAGIFLGLSLCGPGFANSWWTLGLALALFGFGNGAIDVGMNAHAVVVERAYPRPIMAAFHAMWSIGGAIAAVIGAATLGAGVPTGVTLTCTGALCLLLSLVSARFLMEPSDAPAPAGSPETPRPARRRPPGKTVWLLGLLALALMLSEGVANDWAALHMEKVLGTSASTAALAYGAFAVAMTTGRFLTDRVAAWAGPAAIVRYGAALAAAGLTTAAAAPWVPLSLVGWALFGLGLSGGVPQLFTAAGNLDTRASGALMARVVGLGYVGLLAGPALIGGLTRWMPLNVTFAVPVVLCVLAAVFAGVLSPKPQPAEQPVCS from the coding sequence ATGACGACCGCCCTGTCCCGCCCGCGCGCCGCCCGGTTCGCGACCTTCATGTTCTTCGGCCTCAACGGGTTCGGCATGGGCATGTGGGTGGTGCACATCCCGAACGTCGAGCGCGCGACCGGCATCTCGCACAGCACGCTGGGCGCACTGCTGCTGGTGCTCGGCGGCGCCGCGTTCGCCGGCATGCAGGTGGCGGGGCCCCTCGCCGACCGGCTCGGCCACCGGCGGCTGGTGCCCGCCGCCGGGATCTTCCTCGGTCTTTCGCTGTGCGGCCCCGGATTCGCGAACTCCTGGTGGACGCTGGGACTCGCGCTCGCGCTGTTCGGCTTCGGCAACGGCGCCATCGACGTCGGCATGAACGCGCACGCCGTCGTGGTCGAGCGCGCCTACCCGCGCCCGATCATGGCGGCGTTCCACGCGATGTGGTCGATCGGCGGCGCGATCGCCGCGGTCATCGGCGCGGCGACGCTCGGCGCGGGCGTGCCCACCGGCGTCACCCTCACCTGCACCGGCGCGCTGTGCCTGCTGCTTTCCCTGGTCTCCGCGCGGTTCCTGATGGAGCCGTCCGACGCGCCGGCGCCGGCGGGCTCGCCGGAGACACCGCGGCCGGCGCGCCGCCGCCCACCGGGCAAGACGGTGTGGCTGCTCGGCCTGCTGGCCCTCGCGCTGATGCTCTCGGAGGGCGTGGCGAACGACTGGGCCGCGCTGCACATGGAAAAGGTGCTCGGCACGTCGGCGTCGACCGCGGCCCTGGCGTACGGCGCGTTCGCGGTCGCGATGACGACCGGCCGGTTCCTGACCGACCGCGTCGCGGCCTGGGCGGGCCCGGCGGCGATCGTCCGCTACGGCGCGGCCTTGGCGGCGGCCGGCCTGACGACGGCCGCGGCGGCTCCGTGGGTGCCGCTTTCCCTGGTGGGCTGGGCGCTGTTCGGCCTCGGCCTCTCGGGCGGCGTCCCGCAGCTGTTCACGGCGGCGGGCAACCTGGACACCCGGGCGTCGGGCGCGTTGATGGCCCGCGTCGTCGGCCTGGGCTACGTCGGCTTGCTGGCGGGTCCGGCGCTCATCGGCGGGCTGACCCGGTGGATGCCGCTGAACGTCACCTTCGCGGTGCCCGTGGTGCTGTGCGTGCTGGCCGCGGTGTTCGCCGGGGTGCTGAGCCCGAAGCCGCAGCCGGCGGAACAGCCCGTCTGCTCCTGA
- a CDS encoding DeoR/GlpR family DNA-binding transcription regulator, whose translation MKSAERQRVIVERLRAADQVGVAELAEATGASEMTVRRDLDQLASRGVLRRVHGGAVPASPSGIEPPFAARATAAIEAKRAIAVAAAELIRDGETIVLDSGTTALELARLLRGRTITVMPLSLHAARELADSPGVRLLLPGGEPRPGEQSLVGPLTLASLRALRFDVAVLSPCAFDVGSGLTAFDLGDAEVKQQALAVAARVIVLADSAKWGRAALAHVCPADRPDVVITDPGAPEDQRAALAERGVLVHVAVPTESR comes from the coding sequence GTGAAGAGCGCGGAACGGCAACGGGTCATCGTCGAACGGTTGCGTGCCGCCGACCAGGTCGGCGTCGCCGAGCTGGCCGAGGCGACCGGCGCGTCGGAGATGACCGTCCGGCGGGACCTCGACCAGCTGGCCTCCCGGGGTGTGTTGCGGCGGGTGCACGGCGGGGCCGTCCCGGCGTCGCCGTCGGGGATCGAACCGCCGTTCGCCGCCCGCGCGACGGCCGCGATCGAGGCGAAGCGGGCCATCGCGGTGGCGGCGGCCGAGCTGATCCGCGACGGCGAGACGATCGTGCTCGACAGCGGCACCACCGCGCTGGAACTGGCGCGGCTGCTGCGCGGGCGCACGATCACGGTGATGCCGCTTTCCCTGCACGCGGCCCGCGAGCTGGCGGACTCGCCCGGTGTCCGGCTGCTGCTGCCCGGCGGTGAGCCGCGGCCGGGGGAGCAGTCCCTGGTGGGGCCGCTGACGCTGGCGTCGCTGCGGGCACTGCGGTTCGACGTCGCGGTGCTGAGCCCGTGCGCGTTCGACGTCGGCTCGGGGCTCACCGCCTTCGACCTCGGCGACGCCGAGGTCAAGCAGCAGGCCCTGGCCGTCGCGGCCCGCGTGATCGTGCTCGCCGACAGCGCCAAGTGGGGCCGCGCCGCGCTCGCCCACGTCTGCCCCGCCGACCGCCCGGACGTGGTGATCACCGATCCGGGCGCGCCCGAGGACCAGCGCGCGGCGCTGGCCGAACGCGGTGTGCTCGTGCACGTCGCCGTCCCTACGGAGAGCCGATGA
- a CDS encoding TetR/AcrR family transcriptional regulator yields the protein MTGGYLKGRIRREDIITAAATVYGELGYHGSSLRAIAKRVGISHAGLLYHFPTKEALLAAVLERRDAEDSEREQLTVPPGLDVLRHFVALAGYNVRHPGIVDLYSRLAAEAVAPDHPAHEYFVRHYQAARAGVHESFAALAARGELRAGVEPGMAALTFIALMDGLQVQWLTMPGDVDLVGSLRSYLQNVLTVPF from the coding sequence GTGACCGGGGGTTACCTGAAGGGCCGGATCCGCCGCGAGGACATCATCACGGCGGCCGCCACGGTGTACGGCGAACTCGGCTACCACGGCTCTTCCCTGCGCGCGATCGCCAAGCGCGTCGGGATTTCGCACGCCGGCCTCCTCTACCACTTCCCCACCAAGGAGGCCCTGCTCGCCGCCGTGCTCGAACGGCGGGACGCCGAGGACTCCGAGCGCGAACAGCTGACGGTGCCGCCCGGGCTGGACGTCCTGCGCCACTTCGTCGCGCTGGCCGGGTACAACGTCCGCCACCCCGGCATCGTCGACCTCTACTCGCGGCTGGCCGCCGAAGCGGTCGCCCCGGACCACCCGGCGCACGAGTACTTCGTGCGCCACTACCAGGCCGCGCGCGCCGGCGTGCACGAGTCGTTCGCGGCCCTCGCCGCCCGCGGCGAGCTGCGGGCGGGCGTCGAACCCGGGATGGCGGCGCTGACGTTCATCGCGCTGATGGACGGGCTGCAGGTGCAGTGGCTCACCATGCCCGGCGACGTCGACCTCGTCGGCTCGCTGCGCAGCTACTTGCAGAACGTGCTCACCGTCCCGTTCTAG
- a CDS encoding Gfo/Idh/MocA family protein, producing the protein MTGGPVGVGIVGAGTISGTYLENLTSFPDVRVLRIADLDTGRAAARADRFGVPRSGTVAELLGDADVELVVNLTVPASHVEVGLAALEAGKHVWAEKPLALDRQTGRKLLDRAREKNLRVAGAPDTVLGAGLQTARQAVDAGRIGQPLTAIALFQVPGPESWHPAPEFLFQAGGGPLLDMGPYYLTTLVHLLGPIRRVTGAGGRARETRVIGSGPRAGTAFPVTVPTTVTALVEFEAGSSAQLVLSFDSALRRVGFVELTGTLGTAVLPDPNRFDGPTRLYRSGDGEPEELAAHGHAASRGTGTLELARAIRAGVPERASGELAYHVLDALLAIKESLNRGQSVEVGSATAVPPALPAGWDPYAKSL; encoded by the coding sequence GTGACCGGCGGCCCGGTCGGCGTCGGGATCGTCGGCGCCGGCACCATCAGCGGCACCTACCTCGAAAACCTCACGAGCTTCCCGGACGTCCGGGTGCTGCGGATCGCCGACCTCGACACCGGCCGCGCGGCGGCGCGGGCGGACCGGTTCGGAGTGCCGCGTTCGGGCACGGTGGCCGAACTGCTCGGCGACGCGGATGTCGAGCTGGTCGTCAACCTGACCGTCCCGGCTTCACACGTCGAGGTCGGGCTCGCCGCGCTGGAGGCGGGCAAGCACGTCTGGGCCGAGAAGCCGCTGGCCCTCGACCGCCAGACCGGCCGCAAGCTGCTGGATCGCGCACGGGAGAAGAACCTGCGGGTGGCCGGCGCGCCCGACACCGTCCTCGGCGCCGGGCTGCAGACCGCCCGCCAGGCCGTCGACGCGGGGCGGATCGGGCAGCCGCTGACGGCGATCGCGCTGTTCCAGGTGCCCGGGCCGGAGAGCTGGCACCCGGCCCCGGAGTTCCTGTTCCAGGCTGGCGGCGGGCCGCTGCTCGACATGGGCCCGTACTACCTGACGACGCTGGTGCACCTGCTGGGCCCGATCCGGCGCGTCACCGGGGCCGGCGGCCGGGCGCGGGAAACCCGCGTCATCGGGTCCGGCCCGCGGGCCGGGACCGCGTTCCCGGTGACGGTGCCGACCACGGTCACCGCGCTCGTCGAGTTCGAGGCGGGCAGCTCCGCCCAGCTCGTGCTGAGCTTCGATTCGGCGCTGAGGCGGGTCGGGTTCGTCGAGCTGACCGGCACGCTCGGCACCGCCGTGCTGCCGGACCCCAACCGGTTCGACGGCCCGACACGGCTGTACCGGTCCGGGGACGGCGAGCCGGAAGAACTGGCGGCTCACGGGCACGCGGCCTCGCGGGGCACCGGCACGCTGGAACTGGCCAGGGCGATCCGGGCAGGGGTGCCCGAACGCGCGTCCGGCGAGCTGGCCTACCACGTGCTCGACGCGCTGCTGGCGATCAAAGAGTCCTTGAACCGCGGGCAGTCCGTGGAGGTCGGCAGCGCCACCGCCGTCCCGCCCGCCCTGCCGGCGGGCTGGGACCCGTACGCGAAGAGCCTCTAG